The following proteins are encoded in a genomic region of Amphiura filiformis chromosome 18, Afil_fr2py, whole genome shotgun sequence:
- the LOC140139496 gene encoding uncharacterized protein, with amino-acid sequence MKISLTIFLCIVGFSMVAGFLSDATSKKTNEEALYAQAMKRSYILNPWSGWAGGKTECNTQTQESDFDHACRLYGRDALDFLKLRDVVKRASFNDIKEWIHEECCLERCLVEEVVELC; translated from the exons ATGAAGATAtcgttgaccattttcttatgcaTCGTGGGATTCTCCATGGTTGCAGGTTTTTTATCAg ACGCAACATCCAAAAAGACAAATGAGGAGGCGTTATATGCACAAGCGATGAAAAGATCTTACATACTTAACCCATGGTCGGGATG GGCTGGTGGAAAGACGGAATGCAACACCCAGACGCAAGAAAGCGATTTTGATCATGCTTGCCGCCTATACGGTAGAG aTGCTCTCGATTTCCTGAAACTGAGAGATGTGGTAAAGCGAGCCTCGTTCAACGATATCAAGGAATGGATTCACGAAGAATGTTGTTTAGAGCGTTGCCTCGTGGAAGAAGTTGTAGAATTGTGCTGA